One window of the Salvelinus fontinalis isolate EN_2023a chromosome 2, ASM2944872v1, whole genome shotgun sequence genome contains the following:
- the LOC129825300 gene encoding hepatic leukemia factor-like, giving the protein MEKMARLVPLNSSFQPPTNGVLKSLLENPMKLPFHHEEGFGKEKNEKEKKLDEEGGANTPQSAFLGPTLWDKTLPYDGDNFQLEYMDLEEFLSENGIPANSAQNNQNQPQQSRQPTIQQVSPAPPIPSVVDLSSHATTSVHTSMVSQNCLQGPPARAVLPSAARNTPSPIDPESIQVPVGYEPDPADLALSSVPGQEVFDPRKRKFAPEELKPQPMIKKARKIFIPEDLKDDKYWARRRKNNVAAKRSRDARRLKENQIAIRASFLEKENGALRSEVADLRKELGRTKNIVAKYEARHGPL; this is encoded by the exons ATGGAGAAAATGGCCAGACTTGTTCCTTTAAACTCATCTTTCCAACCTCCAACTAATGGCGTACTGAAATCCCTGTTGGAGAATCCAATGAAGCTGCCATTTCATCATGAAGAAG GTTTTGGAAAAGAGAAGAATGAGAAAGAGAAAAAGTTGGATGAGGAAGGCGGTGCCAATACTCCACAGTCGGCCTTCCTGGGGCCAACCTTGTGGGACAAGACCTTGCCATATGATGGGGACAACTTTCAGCTGGAGTACATGGACCTGGAAGAGTTTCTGTCAGAGAATGGCATCCCTGCAAACTCAGCTCAGAATAACCAAAACCAGCCACAGCAGTCCCGGCAGCCCACTATCCAGCAGGTTTCCCCTGCACCCCCCATACCCTCTGTGGTCGACCTCAGCAGCCACGCCACTACCTCCGTTCATACATCCATGGTGTCCCAGAACTGTCTCCAGGGCCCCCCAGCCAGAGCAG TGCTGCCCTCAGCTGCCAGGAACACCCCCAGCCCCATCGATCCAGAGTCTATTCAAGTTCCAGTGGGCTACGAGCCCGATCCTGCAGACCTGGCTCTGTCTAGCGTGCCCGGACAGGAGGTGTTTGACCCCCGAAAACGCAAGTTCGCCCCAGAGGAGCTCAAACCACAGCCCATGATCAAAAAGGCACGCAAGATCTTCATCCCTGAAGATCTCAAG GATGACAAGTACTGGGCCAGACGCAGAAAGAACAACGTAGCAGCCAAAAGATCACGGGATGCCAGGCGACTGAAGGAGAACCAAATTGCCATCCGGGCTAGCTTTCTAGAGAAGGAGAACGGTGCACTTCGCTCAGAGGTGGCCGACTTGAGGAAGGAACTGGGTCGCACCAAGAACATTGTGGCCAAATACGAGGCTCGGCATGGGCCCCTGTGA